The Armatimonadota bacterium genome includes a window with the following:
- a CDS encoding RNA polymerase sigma-54 factor: MLLRQSLKQNLSQKIDPKIILANTILACSTLELAQAIDRELEENPALERADEDVCGSCTLPREMCPTCPLKVERPAEAETEEFDWQDYYARDNDWVESLPASDDSEFDPISNACARQTLQDHLMDQLRASARPDQMEAGEYLVGCINESGYLEGSLSEMAAELGCEESFLEEVLALIQTFDPVGVGARSLQECLLIQLRNLDEETDASRLARMMVERHWPEVAARRISRLARALRVPVEAVEEALRFITRSLTPHPGECFRLPWDDRQESVDAVRPDVIVRRTISGYDVEVVTHESQLLSLNARYREAYQKIRNGGARSFSEDERRHILEYVDRAENFIRSIAQRRKTLRSITLYVVQYQQGFIETGQKSFLRPLTRTQVARALKMHESTVSRATANKWVQLPSEEVVSFDLFFDGSMSVKDLIAEIIASEDPAHPLSDQEIADILQERGLEVARRTVVKYREAMNILSSRQRRLAS; encoded by the coding sequence GTGCTGCTCAGACAGAGCCTGAAGCAAAACCTGTCCCAGAAGATCGATCCAAAGATTATTCTGGCAAACACCATCCTCGCCTGCTCCACGCTCGAGCTTGCGCAGGCCATAGATCGGGAGCTTGAGGAGAACCCGGCGCTGGAGCGAGCGGACGAGGATGTGTGCGGCTCCTGCACGCTTCCCCGTGAGATGTGCCCCACCTGTCCCCTCAAGGTCGAGCGGCCCGCCGAGGCGGAGACGGAGGAGTTCGATTGGCAAGACTACTACGCCCGAGACAACGACTGGGTGGAATCACTTCCGGCCTCGGATGATTCCGAGTTCGATCCCATCAGCAACGCTTGCGCCCGCCAGACCCTTCAAGACCACCTAATGGACCAGCTCCGGGCCTCTGCCCGGCCCGACCAGATGGAGGCGGGCGAGTATCTGGTGGGGTGCATCAACGAAAGCGGCTATCTGGAAGGGTCGCTTTCCGAGATGGCGGCGGAACTGGGATGCGAGGAGAGTTTCCTCGAGGAGGTGCTGGCCCTTATCCAGACGTTCGACCCGGTCGGGGTGGGGGCGCGAAGCCTGCAGGAGTGCCTCCTCATTCAGCTGCGCAATCTGGACGAGGAGACGGATGCTTCCAGGCTCGCCCGCATGATGGTGGAGCGGCACTGGCCGGAAGTGGCGGCCCGGCGAATTTCGCGGTTGGCGCGTGCGCTGCGGGTGCCGGTGGAAGCGGTGGAAGAGGCGCTCCGCTTCATCACCCGCAGTCTCACCCCTCATCCCGGAGAGTGCTTCCGGCTTCCCTGGGACGACCGGCAGGAATCGGTTGACGCGGTGCGCCCCGATGTCATCGTGCGGCGGACGATTTCAGGCTATGACGTGGAGGTCGTCACGCACGAGTCGCAGCTTCTGTCACTGAACGCCCGTTACCGGGAAGCCTACCAGAAGATCCGCAATGGCGGGGCCCGCTCATTCTCGGAGGATGAGCGCCGACACATTCTGGAATACGTGGACCGCGCGGAGAACTTCATTCGCAGCATCGCCCAGCGCCGCAAGACCCTCAGGAGCATCACTCTGTATGTGGTGCAGTATCAGCAGGGGTTCATAGAGACGGGGCAGAAGTCGTTCCTGCGCCCGTTGACCCGCACACAGGTGGCGCGAGCCCTGAAGATGCACGAGTCCACCGTCAGCCGCGCCACGGCCAACAAGTGGGTTCAGCTTCCGAGCGAAGAGGTGGTCAGCTTCGACCTGTTCTTCGATGGTTCGATGTCCGTAAAGGACCTAATTGCGGAGATCATTGCGTCCGAGGATCCCGCCCATCCGTTGTCGGACCAGGAGATTGCGGACATTCTGCAGGAACGCGGCCTGGAGGTCGCGCGCCGGACAGTGGTTAAATACCGCGAGGCGATGAACATCCTCTCCAGCCGCCAGCGCCGCCTCGCGTCCTGA